The Spongiibacter tropicus DSM 19543 sequence CAAGAACAACTGCTGAAGGCGGGACTCGCCGACGAGAAAAAGGCCAAGCAAATCAAGAAAGAGCAGCGTCAGGCCAAGAAAGCCAACAAGGGCAAACCCCAGGTCAATGAGTCGCGGCTGGCAGCGGAAAAGGCGCTGGCAGAAAAAGCCCAACGCGACCGCGAGCTGGGGCGTCAGCGCCAGGCCGAAGCTGACAAAAAAGCGATTTATGCGCAAATTGTGCAGTTGGTTAACACCAGCCGTATCGACCGCAAAGGCGGTGAGGTTGCCTACCAGTTCACCGATGGCAAAAAGATCAAAAAGCTCTATGTCACGTCCGCGCAGCAGAACCAGCTCACCAAGGGCATGATCGCGATTAGCAAACTGGGGGAAGAGTACGAACTGGTACCCGCTAATATCGCCGAGAAAATTGCCCAGCGCGATGCCTCGGT is a genomic window containing:
- a CDS encoding DUF2058 domain-containing protein, which gives rise to MASLQEQLLKAGLADEKKAKQIKKEQRQAKKANKGKPQVNESRLAAEKALAEKAQRDRELGRQRQAEADKKAIYAQIVQLVNTSRIDRKGGEVAYQFTDGKKIKKLYVTSAQQNQLTKGMIAISKLGEEYELVPANIAEKIAQRDASVILVRNQPGADQVDEDDPYADYPIPDDLMW